One window of the Chryseobacterium camelliae genome contains the following:
- a CDS encoding deoxycytidylate deaminase, with the protein MNKFDKAYLKMAQEWAKLSYCKRKQVGALIVKDRMIISDGYNGTPSGFENCCEDAEGKTQWYVLHAEANAILKLAASTQSAKGATLYLTLSPCKECSKLILQAGITRLVYINEYSDDDGISFLKSHGIEIEQISDFELKK; encoded by the coding sequence ATGAATAAGTTTGATAAAGCTTATCTGAAAATGGCCCAGGAATGGGCAAAACTGTCCTACTGTAAAAGAAAACAGGTAGGTGCACTGATTGTAAAAGACCGTATGATTATTTCAGACGGGTATAACGGAACCCCTTCGGGATTTGAAAACTGCTGTGAAGATGCAGAGGGAAAAACACAATGGTATGTCCTGCATGCAGAAGCCAATGCCATACTGAAACTGGCTGCCTCAACCCAGTCTGCCAAAGGCGCCACTTTATACCTTACCCTCTCGCCGTGCAAAGAATGCAGTAAGCTGATCCTGCAGGCTGGTATTACCAGATTGGTTTATATCAATGAATATTCCGATGATGACGGAATATCATTTTTAAAAAGCCATGGAATTGAAATAGAACAAATATCGGATTTTGAACTAAAAAAATAA
- a CDS encoding WG repeat-containing protein has protein sequence MKNAVNIFCLMISCFVFSQGKQIKKNPVSKTLKASVKKAPAAPALDLPVVNSDLPVLIPKKKDGKFGYVNQNGKFIIAPEYHIAVFFYEDCNLLNSPNEKVRKFGTNEYATVEKDMISYRINQSGKRVYQFKDSDIAKCKPVEYNQQLYQAYVLNGFYGIIDKQKFANAADYRDYQIYPQYQYLFILEGDDVANPMIIASYNDKFGVIDVHNKVIIPFEYDDIKRNFSWKLGHMFEVSKDSKNYYYVDSNNKTY, from the coding sequence ATGAAAAATGCAGTTAATATCTTTTGTCTTATGATCTCCTGTTTTGTTTTCTCCCAGGGCAAACAGATTAAAAAAAATCCGGTTAGCAAAACTTTAAAAGCATCCGTTAAAAAAGCGCCGGCTGCGCCTGCTTTGGATCTTCCGGTAGTCAACAGCGATCTTCCGGTACTGATCCCGAAGAAAAAAGACGGGAAATTCGGGTATGTGAATCAGAACGGGAAATTCATCATTGCCCCGGAATATCATATTGCCGTGTTCTTCTATGAAGACTGTAACCTGCTGAATTCTCCCAATGAGAAGGTAAGGAAGTTCGGCACGAATGAATACGCTACCGTAGAAAAAGATATGATTTCCTACAGAATCAACCAGTCCGGAAAAAGGGTATACCAGTTCAAAGATTCGGATATTGCCAAGTGCAAGCCTGTGGAATACAATCAGCAGCTGTACCAGGCCTATGTGCTGAACGGGTTTTACGGGATCATTGATAAGCAAAAGTTTGCCAACGCGGCAGATTACCGGGATTACCAGATCTATCCCCAGTACCAGTACCTGTTTATCCTGGAAGGTGATGATGTTGCAAACCCAATGATTATAGCCTCCTACAATGATAAATTCGGGGTGATCGATGTCCATAATAAGGTAATCATCCCATTTGAATATGACGATATCAAACGCAATTTCAGCTGGAAACTCGGGCATATGTTTGAAGTGTCCAAAGACAGCAAAAATTATTATTATGTAGATTCCAACAATAAAACGTACTGA
- a CDS encoding Ig-like domain-containing protein, whose protein sequence is MKRFFLLFLITVLVHSCARVGSPVGGKKDTLAPKFLGSNIDTTRINVSRDIKELRLDFDEYVTLKDVSKNLIISPPIKNIKRILPSNIANKFVLIQWTDTLQANTTYNFNFGNSIVDNNESNVLPYFNFAFSTGDKLDDLYISGEVKDALAAKKQANATENKLVVGLYKVQDTMNYKQKPYYITKVDNDGYYELNYLSPGKYRVIAFDDENGNSVYDPGKEKVGFVKEPVTVEKSISGLNLKVYPSKKPLKYGEMKEVPGGILMTFEGAPENVKVLSLNDKLQDIKVTHRPKSDSVRIWFDAVKNNVGQTTNENLKFSYDADKKQDTVSVFYRYNAKSAMTLDSDNGGALIPPKADFKMASNYIIDKIEPEKWTLRVAGDSLSQQQFTAVISQTNPYQIMVKSDFVIGKKYQLTVPKETVSSFYARNPQSKRFDFEIDKADNYGSLTLTLQNAPASSYWIQLLDASDKVVYQKYTKGDQVRFDILKPSEYIVRILADNNGNGYWDEADFQNQVFAEDAYTYYKTVVIRPLWDSNETWDLNDTRSLENPKGTSATGSETAAPGSPNPATTPPIPVQSNKEMKTTTELLKPVR, encoded by the coding sequence ATGAAAAGATTTTTTTTATTATTCCTCATCACGGTACTCGTACATTCCTGCGCAAGGGTGGGATCTCCCGTGGGAGGAAAAAAAGATACGCTCGCGCCTAAGTTCCTGGGATCGAATATTGATACGACCAGGATTAATGTATCACGCGATATCAAAGAACTACGCCTGGATTTCGATGAGTATGTAACCCTGAAAGATGTCAGTAAAAACCTGATCATCTCTCCTCCGATCAAAAATATCAAGCGCATCCTGCCTTCCAATATTGCTAATAAATTTGTCCTGATCCAGTGGACCGATACTTTACAGGCGAATACCACCTACAATTTTAATTTCGGGAATTCCATTGTAGACAATAATGAATCCAATGTACTTCCTTATTTTAATTTTGCATTCTCCACCGGCGATAAGCTGGATGACCTGTACATTAGCGGGGAAGTTAAAGATGCACTGGCTGCGAAAAAGCAGGCCAATGCCACTGAGAATAAACTGGTTGTAGGCCTGTACAAAGTTCAGGACACCATGAATTATAAACAGAAGCCTTATTACATTACCAAAGTAGATAACGACGGATATTACGAACTGAATTACCTGTCACCGGGGAAATACAGGGTGATTGCATTCGATGACGAAAACGGGAATTCAGTCTATGATCCCGGAAAAGAAAAGGTAGGTTTCGTGAAAGAACCTGTTACGGTTGAAAAATCCATTTCCGGACTTAACCTGAAAGTATACCCATCCAAAAAGCCTTTGAAATACGGTGAAATGAAGGAAGTGCCGGGAGGAATCCTGATGACCTTTGAAGGAGCCCCGGAAAATGTGAAAGTACTTTCCCTCAACGACAAGCTGCAGGACATCAAAGTGACGCACCGTCCAAAATCCGATTCGGTCAGGATCTGGTTTGATGCTGTAAAAAACAATGTCGGGCAGACGACTAATGAAAACCTGAAATTCAGTTACGATGCGGATAAAAAGCAGGACACTGTTTCCGTATTTTATCGGTATAATGCCAAGAGTGCCATGACGCTGGACAGTGATAACGGTGGCGCCCTGATCCCTCCGAAGGCTGATTTTAAAATGGCATCTAATTACATTATAGATAAGATTGAACCTGAAAAATGGACGCTGAGGGTAGCCGGTGACAGTCTTAGCCAGCAGCAGTTCACTGCGGTTATTTCGCAGACCAATCCATATCAGATCATGGTAAAGTCGGATTTTGTGATCGGTAAAAAATACCAGCTTACCGTACCTAAAGAAACGGTTTCTTCATTTTATGCCAGGAATCCTCAGTCTAAACGTTTCGATTTTGAAATCGATAAAGCGGATAATTACGGAAGCCTGACGCTCACATTGCAGAATGCCCCGGCTTCCAGCTACTGGATCCAGCTGCTAGACGCTTCAGATAAGGTGGTTTACCAGAAGTACACCAAAGGAGACCAGGTCCGGTTTGATATTCTCAAGCCGTCAGAATATATTGTCCGGATCCTTGCCGATAACAACGGAAACGGATACTGGGATGAAGCCGATTTCCAGAACCAGGTCTTTGCAGAGGATGCTTATACCTATTATAAAACCGTGGTGATCAGGCCGCTTTGGGATAGTAATGAAACCTGGGATCTGAATGATACCAGAAGCCTGGAAAACCCGAAAGGAACTTCTGCTACCGGGTCAGAGACTGCCGCACCGGGAAGCCCAAATCCTGCCACAACCCCTCCAATACCGGTACAAAGCAATAAGGAAATGAAAACAACAACGGAACTTCTGAAACCCGTACGATAA
- a CDS encoding acyl-CoA thioesterase, with the protein MAKIKKASDSLTIMTNIVLPNETNSLRNLFGGELLAKMDRCASISAARHCERRVVTASVNHVSFNHPIPEGGVVVLESKVSRAFSTSMEVYVDVWLDDPINQKKVHTNEGIYTFVAVDEFNRPIPIPEMIPETEEEKLRYAAAFRRKELSLILSGRMKPLESVELKKLFQESQESAGDKK; encoded by the coding sequence ATGGCAAAAATAAAAAAAGCGTCAGATTCCCTGACGATTATGACCAATATCGTTCTTCCGAACGAAACCAACTCTTTAAGAAACCTGTTCGGCGGCGAGCTCCTGGCTAAAATGGACCGTTGCGCATCTATTTCTGCAGCCAGGCACTGTGAAAGAAGGGTAGTAACGGCTTCCGTAAACCACGTTTCCTTTAACCACCCGATTCCTGAAGGCGGGGTTGTCGTGCTGGAATCCAAAGTATCCCGGGCATTTTCCACTTCCATGGAAGTATATGTGGATGTATGGCTGGATGACCCGATCAACCAGAAAAAAGTGCACACAAATGAAGGAATTTATACTTTTGTGGCCGTAGACGAATTCAACCGTCCGATCCCGATCCCGGAAATGATCCCGGAAACCGAAGAAGAAAAGCTGAGGTATGCCGCTGCTTTCCGCAGGAAAGAACTTTCCCTCATCCTTTCCGGAAGAATGAAGCCGCTGGAATCAGTAGAGCTGAAGAAGCTGTTTCAGGAGTCTCAGGAATCTGCCGGAGATAAAAAATAA
- a CDS encoding TonB-dependent receptor, translated as MKGFIFLGLTASAMGFAQVQNRDTLKTGEIEAVNFTKRLPVAKEIINVQRDLDSRNLGQDLPFLLKNQTSVISTSDAGNGVGYTGFRIRGVSGTGINVMMNGVPYNDSESQGTFFVNVPDLTSSASQIVIQRGVGTSNNGAAAFGASINVISKDPEEKFYVKTDDSYGSFNTYKYSAEAGSGKFWKNRLSVMGRYTNIHSDGYIDRASSDLHSYNFTALFEEGKTRIRLMAFGGKEKTYQAWNGIDRKTWETNPRFNYSGAIYDADWKNITGFYDNETDNYRQSHYQLLWQQKFNDRWNLETTLHYTKGKGYYENYKQGDPFVRYNLPDFMNNGQVEQYSDFIRKKWLNNDFYGIVSTLYGKFDNLDLNFGVVGNQYYGRHFGNVTGVFYPQISEHEYYRNRSVKNEVAGFAKALYRVDDFEFFGDVQLRNVDYNTRILQAGDGEGADLNKSWLFFNPKMGINYRIGNGKVFISYAHAHREPNRDDLMANNNVLAEKLHDYEAGFEKQIGIFSLTANLYYMYYVNQLVLNGELNNVGAFIRTNSGKSYRRGIEVGTLARLSKQWEVSGNISASQNRNLDFKMEEGAAVKDLGNTRISFSPDLIANLNVKFDPNEHFRLALINQYVGRQYLDNTGNEDLRLNDYFLMDFNAQYQFKIKNNDVALKLLVNNIFNRKYVNNGAVWDGQPYYFSQAGTNFMFGISWKIQ; from the coding sequence ATGAAAGGATTTATTTTTTTAGGGCTTACCGCAAGTGCCATGGGCTTTGCACAGGTCCAGAACAGGGACACCCTGAAAACCGGGGAAATAGAAGCCGTTAATTTTACCAAGAGACTTCCTGTAGCCAAAGAAATTATCAATGTCCAGAGAGACCTGGACAGCCGGAACCTGGGACAGGACCTGCCGTTTCTTTTAAAAAATCAGACTTCGGTGATTTCAACGTCCGATGCCGGAAACGGAGTGGGTTACACAGGATTCAGGATCCGGGGTGTTTCCGGGACGGGAATCAACGTGATGATGAACGGCGTACCATACAATGATTCCGAAAGCCAGGGTACTTTCTTCGTTAATGTGCCGGACCTGACCAGCTCTGCGTCCCAGATTGTGATCCAGCGGGGAGTAGGAACTTCCAATAACGGGGCCGCAGCATTCGGTGCAAGCATCAATGTGATTTCCAAGGATCCGGAAGAAAAATTTTACGTAAAAACGGATGACAGCTACGGTTCATTCAATACCTATAAATATTCTGCGGAAGCCGGTTCCGGAAAATTCTGGAAAAACAGGCTTTCCGTTATGGGGCGGTATACCAATATCCATTCGGATGGGTATATAGACAGGGCTTCTTCGGACCTGCATTCCTATAATTTCACGGCGCTCTTTGAGGAGGGCAAAACCAGGATAAGGCTGATGGCTTTCGGAGGAAAGGAGAAAACCTATCAGGCGTGGAACGGGATCGACAGGAAAACATGGGAAACCAATCCAAGATTCAACTATTCAGGTGCGATCTACGATGCCGACTGGAAAAATATTACCGGGTTTTACGATAATGAAACGGATAATTACAGGCAGAGCCATTACCAGTTGCTCTGGCAGCAGAAGTTCAATGACCGGTGGAACCTGGAAACAACCCTGCATTATACCAAAGGCAAGGGCTATTATGAGAATTACAAACAGGGAGATCCTTTTGTACGGTACAACTTGCCGGATTTCATGAATAACGGCCAGGTAGAGCAGTACTCCGATTTTATCCGTAAGAAATGGCTGAACAATGATTTCTACGGAATCGTTTCTACCTTGTACGGGAAGTTTGATAACCTGGACCTGAACTTCGGAGTCGTGGGAAACCAATATTATGGGAGGCATTTCGGAAATGTGACCGGAGTATTTTATCCTCAGATCAGTGAGCATGAATACTACAGGAACCGTTCGGTTAAAAATGAGGTAGCCGGATTTGCCAAAGCGCTGTACCGTGTAGACGATTTTGAATTCTTCGGAGACGTGCAGCTGAGGAATGTCGATTACAATACCCGGATCCTGCAGGCAGGAGACGGTGAAGGAGCAGACCTGAATAAAAGCTGGCTGTTCTTTAACCCGAAAATGGGGATCAATTACCGCATCGGCAATGGAAAAGTCTTTATTTCCTATGCCCATGCCCACCGCGAGCCGAACAGGGATGACCTGATGGCCAACAATAATGTCCTGGCAGAAAAGCTCCATGATTATGAAGCCGGTTTTGAAAAGCAGATCGGGATATTTTCTCTTACGGCCAATCTTTACTATATGTATTATGTCAATCAGCTGGTGCTCAATGGCGAACTGAATAATGTCGGGGCATTCATCAGGACCAATTCCGGTAAAAGCTACAGGAGGGGAATAGAGGTGGGGACACTGGCCAGGCTCTCGAAACAATGGGAGGTTTCAGGGAATATCAGTGCCAGCCAGAACAGGAACCTGGATTTTAAGATGGAAGAGGGAGCCGCAGTAAAGGACCTCGGAAATACCCGGATTTCATTTTCTCCGGATCTTATTGCCAATCTTAATGTGAAATTCGACCCGAATGAACACTTCCGCCTGGCCCTGATCAACCAGTATGTCGGAAGGCAGTACCTGGATAATACTGGAAATGAAGATCTCCGCCTGAATGATTATTTCCTCATGGATTTCAATGCGCAGTACCAGTTTAAAATCAAAAATAACGATGTAGCCCTGAAACTGCTGGTCAACAATATCTTTAACCGTAAATATGTGAATAACGGTGCCGTATGGGACGGACAGCCGTATTATTTTTCACAGGCAGGGACCAATTTTATGTTCGGGATCAGCTGGAAAATTCAGTAA
- the xerD gene encoding site-specific tyrosine recombinase XerD: MTWDEKIKDFEIFLRFERNFSENTLDAYIRDIRKLKEYAEEDLENIPPATITYEHLQEYIFKLSKQKFSERSQARWISSIKAFFKFLHEDEFREDNPAALLEGPKLGLYLPDTLTLPDINKIISAIEMNTDLGRRNHCIVEVLYGCGLRVSELIDLKISNINFKENYIKINGKGNKTRFVPLADYTGELLKTYILEVRGKNKVNKKHEDTLFLNSRGTSMSRVIVFLIIKELTDKAGVSKKISPHTFRHSFATHLLQNGADLRYIQEMLGHSSITTTEIYTRLKTEELRDVILTYHPRNTNVLE, from the coding sequence ATGACTTGGGATGAAAAAATTAAGGATTTTGAAATTTTTCTTCGTTTTGAGAGGAATTTCTCAGAAAACACTCTCGACGCTTACATACGCGACATCAGAAAACTAAAAGAGTACGCAGAGGAAGACCTGGAGAATATACCTCCGGCCACCATTACCTATGAACACCTTCAGGAATATATATTCAAGCTTTCCAAACAGAAATTCAGCGAAAGGTCGCAGGCCAGATGGATTTCTTCCATCAAAGCTTTCTTCAAATTCCTGCATGAGGACGAATTCCGCGAAGATAATCCGGCCGCCCTTCTGGAAGGCCCTAAGCTGGGCTTATACCTCCCGGACACGCTGACGCTTCCGGATATCAATAAAATCATCAGCGCCATTGAGATGAATACGGATCTGGGCAGGAGAAACCATTGCATCGTTGAGGTGCTGTACGGGTGCGGACTGCGCGTTTCAGAACTTATCGACCTTAAGATATCCAATATCAATTTCAAGGAAAATTACATCAAAATCAACGGAAAGGGGAACAAAACCCGTTTTGTGCCTTTAGCGGATTACACAGGAGAACTCCTGAAAACGTACATCCTTGAAGTCCGCGGCAAGAATAAGGTGAATAAAAAACACGAGGACACGCTGTTTCTGAACAGCAGGGGCACCTCCATGTCCAGGGTCATCGTTTTTCTCATCATTAAGGAACTGACGGATAAAGCGGGTGTGAGCAAGAAAATTTCACCGCATACGTTCCGGCATTCTTTTGCTACCCACCTGTTGCAGAACGGCGCAGACCTACGGTATATACAGGAAATGCTGGGGCATTCCAGCATTACGACGACAGAAATTTATACACGCCTTAAAACAGAAGAATTACGGGATGTTATCCTTACTTATCATCCCAGAAACACCAATGTGCTGGAATGA
- a CDS encoding heme-binding domain-containing protein: MKTAKKVLFWSLIVFVVIQFIPVNRINPPVKKAENFVEVKKTPDKIRVLLKNACYDCHSNETVYPKYAFIAPVSWSVKSHIDEGREHLNFSVWETYNKDLKKNMLSHSIQTLQNRTMPMPGYIVYHPEANLSEAERTLLEQYFENMLATESY, encoded by the coding sequence ATGAAAACGGCAAAAAAAGTACTGTTCTGGTCCCTCATCGTATTCGTGGTCATCCAGTTCATACCGGTTAACCGGATCAATCCGCCGGTGAAAAAGGCTGAGAATTTTGTTGAGGTAAAAAAGACACCGGACAAGATCAGAGTCCTGCTCAAAAATGCCTGTTACGACTGCCATTCTAATGAAACCGTATATCCTAAGTATGCCTTTATAGCACCCGTCTCATGGTCTGTAAAAAGCCATATTGATGAAGGAAGGGAACACCTGAACTTTTCAGTATGGGAAACGTATAATAAGGACCTGAAAAAAAACATGCTCAGCCATTCCATACAGACCCTGCAAAACAGGACGATGCCGATGCCCGGCTACATAGTGTACCATCCGGAAGCCAATCTTTCAGAGGCGGAAAGGACATTGCTGGAGCAGTATTTTGAAAATATGCTTGCAACAGAATCGTATTAG
- a CDS encoding 2-hydroxyacid dehydrogenase produces the protein MKILLLDKNHPLITVQLSEKNFLLEEDFTSSYEEVGRKIDQYDGIIIRSRIPLDKSLLEKAHNLKFIARVGAGMENIDVEAAAELGIQLINSPEGNRDSVAEHVVGMLLILMNRLFIASQEVKRGIWLREENRGDELLGKTVGLIGYGHMGKATAKRLSGFGCSVIFHDILPGLSDEFATQVSMEELQASADILSLHIPLTDQTRYLVNEAFIAGMHKDFYFVNTARGKNVDTQSLVRALQSGKVKGACLDVLEYEKSSFENLEENNQDLTYLLGSDKVIVTPHIAGWTHQSKEKLAQVIVDKILSSFS, from the coding sequence ATGAAAATTCTTTTGTTAGATAAAAACCATCCGCTGATTACTGTTCAGCTTTCAGAAAAAAACTTTTTACTGGAAGAGGATTTCACGTCTTCTTACGAAGAAGTTGGCCGGAAAATAGATCAGTATGACGGGATCATCATCCGGAGCAGGATTCCTCTTGACAAAAGCTTATTGGAAAAAGCACACAACCTTAAATTCATTGCCAGGGTAGGAGCCGGGATGGAAAATATCGATGTTGAAGCAGCAGCGGAACTTGGGATTCAGTTAATTAATTCCCCTGAAGGCAACCGGGATTCTGTGGCGGAACACGTTGTAGGAATGCTGCTGATCCTCATGAACCGCCTGTTCATTGCCTCCCAGGAAGTGAAAAGGGGCATCTGGCTCCGTGAGGAAAATAGGGGTGACGAGCTCCTGGGTAAAACGGTGGGGCTCATCGGCTATGGCCATATGGGAAAAGCTACCGCGAAAAGGCTTTCCGGATTCGGATGCAGCGTGATTTTCCATGACATCCTTCCCGGGCTTTCCGATGAGTTTGCCACACAAGTCAGCATGGAAGAACTTCAGGCGTCTGCGGATATCCTCAGTCTGCACATTCCTCTGACGGACCAGACCCGGTACCTGGTAAATGAAGCGTTTATTGCAGGGATGCATAAAGACTTTTATTTCGTCAATACCGCACGAGGGAAAAATGTAGATACTCAAAGCCTTGTCAGGGCATTACAGTCAGGAAAAGTGAAAGGAGCCTGCCTCGATGTGCTGGAATATGAAAAGTCATCTTTTGAGAACCTGGAGGAAAATAATCAGGACCTTACGTATCTGCTGGGATCCGATAAGGTGATTGTTACCCCTCATATCGCAGGCTGGACTCATCAGAGCAAGGAAAAACTGGCACAGGTAATTGTTGATAAAATATTGTCTTCGTTCAGCTAA
- a CDS encoding NUDIX domain-containing protein, translating into MKELFYCPECGHATLKWEGEKKWSCTECSFTLYHNVAGAVAVVIRYGDEAYLTRRNREPAKGLLDLAGGFVDPNESAEETCKRELSEELNIDIDPSRLRYVTSLPNIYHYKGIDYNTIDLFYEYEIQEKFEENIELSEISEGIWIPVHQLRPEDLAFDSQKKFFSRYLQNN; encoded by the coding sequence ATGAAGGAACTATTCTACTGTCCCGAATGCGGACATGCAACCCTGAAATGGGAAGGTGAAAAAAAGTGGAGCTGCACAGAGTGCAGCTTTACGCTTTATCATAATGTCGCAGGAGCTGTGGCGGTAGTCATCCGGTACGGAGATGAGGCTTATCTTACCAGAAGGAACCGGGAGCCTGCAAAAGGCTTGCTGGATCTTGCCGGAGGATTTGTAGACCCCAATGAAAGTGCCGAGGAAACCTGTAAAAGGGAACTTTCTGAAGAACTGAATATTGACATTGATCCCTCCAGGCTAAGGTATGTCACCAGCCTGCCCAATATATACCATTATAAAGGCATTGATTACAATACCATCGATCTTTTTTATGAATATGAGATCCAGGAAAAGTTTGAGGAAAATATTGAACTGTCGGAAATTTCAGAAGGCATATGGATTCCGGTGCATCAGCTCAGGCCGGAAGATCTCGCTTTTGATTCCCAGAAGAAATTCTTTAGCAGGTATCTGCAAAATAACTAA
- a CDS encoding enoyl-CoA hydratase/isomerase family protein, protein MNYENILLENEGPVSVITINRPESLNALNAKTIQELSSALKDLDQNAACRAVIITGSGEKSFVAGADIKEFSDFGQEKAEELARNGQHILFNTIENMKRPVIAAVNGFALGGGLELAMACHIRYASENARLGLPEVTLGLIPGYGGTQRLPKLVGKGMANEMIFSAKMIPAQKAKEIGLVNEVFPIEELLAKTKELAQTIARNSPMAIARAIHAVNLSDTAQGFETEIKYFGELFELDDKKEGVSAFMEKRKPNF, encoded by the coding sequence ATGAACTACGAGAATATTCTACTTGAGAATGAAGGACCGGTATCGGTAATTACCATCAACAGGCCTGAAAGCCTTAATGCACTGAATGCCAAAACCATTCAGGAGCTAAGTTCTGCACTGAAAGACCTCGACCAAAATGCAGCCTGCAGAGCCGTAATCATTACCGGGAGCGGGGAAAAGTCCTTTGTTGCCGGTGCTGATATTAAAGAGTTCAGTGATTTCGGACAGGAAAAAGCGGAAGAGCTGGCAAGAAACGGACAGCATATCCTTTTCAATACCATTGAGAACATGAAACGCCCTGTAATAGCTGCTGTTAATGGCTTTGCCCTGGGTGGCGGCCTTGAGCTGGCTATGGCCTGCCATATCCGTTATGCCTCAGAAAACGCCAGGCTGGGCCTTCCGGAAGTTACCCTGGGACTGATCCCGGGATACGGCGGTACGCAGAGGCTCCCTAAACTGGTAGGGAAAGGCATGGCTAATGAAATGATCTTTTCTGCAAAAATGATCCCTGCCCAGAAAGCCAAAGAAATAGGGCTGGTCAATGAAGTATTCCCTATCGAAGAATTACTCGCTAAAACCAAAGAGCTGGCCCAGACTATTGCACGCAATTCCCCTATGGCGATTGCCAGAGCAATACATGCCGTCAATCTCTCAGATACAGCCCAGGGGTTTGAAACCGAAATCAAATATTTCGGGGAACTTTTTGAACTTGACGATAAGAAAGAAGGGGTTTCCGCTTTCATGGAAAAGAGAAAGCCCAATTTCTAA
- a CDS encoding serine hydrolase domain-containing protein, translating into MKSFNFVFVLAVSLFLSSCKKNAESKETVTQSTTNLPNYGTVDLQKIFTPADDRLPNKPAIVRYVDQYYKKVWERGNLSGGLLVAKGDDILYENYRGFGREGQQMPIGRDTPMHVASVSKTMTAMAMMKLIEAGKISLSDHLTRFFPGFPYPDVTVKSLLSQRSGLPKYEYFITKIQPAPQELSKTFITNQDILNMIIKYKPELARETETGFMYCNTNFALLALLIEKITKTPFPQAMKEMVFTPLKMNHTYIFQEKDIPVAAQSFYYGGNRLYPLDRLDLIYGDKNAYTTPRDLLNFSKAMFSKNFLKPELMEMVFTPYSNEKAGMNNYGLGFRMKIYDNGEKLTYHNGWWHGTNSVFAHLLKSKVTIVAIGNCYSNKVYSALALSGLFENFPPQQEKLHSVMDDNRDTLNGQREFSGE; encoded by the coding sequence ATGAAGAGTTTTAATTTTGTGTTTGTTCTCGCTGTTTCTTTGTTTCTTTCCTCCTGTAAAAAGAATGCAGAATCTAAAGAAACCGTCACCCAGAGCACAACCAATCTCCCGAATTACGGTACCGTAGATTTACAGAAGATATTTACCCCTGCCGATGACCGGTTGCCCAATAAACCTGCCATTGTCCGGTATGTTGACCAGTACTATAAAAAAGTCTGGGAACGCGGAAACCTGAGCGGAGGCCTTCTGGTGGCAAAAGGCGATGATATCCTGTACGAAAATTACCGGGGATTCGGAAGGGAAGGGCAACAGATGCCGATCGGGAGAGATACCCCGATGCATGTGGCATCCGTCTCCAAAACCATGACGGCTATGGCCATGATGAAACTGATAGAAGCAGGTAAGATCAGCCTTTCTGATCACCTTACCCGGTTTTTCCCTGGTTTTCCCTATCCTGATGTTACGGTAAAAAGCCTGCTGAGCCAGCGAAGCGGACTGCCGAAATACGAATATTTCATCACGAAGATTCAGCCCGCCCCGCAGGAGCTTTCAAAAACCTTCATTACCAACCAGGACATCCTGAATATGATCATTAAGTACAAGCCTGAACTGGCACGCGAAACTGAAACCGGTTTTATGTACTGCAACACCAACTTTGCCTTACTGGCCCTATTGATTGAAAAGATTACCAAAACACCTTTTCCGCAGGCGATGAAAGAAATGGTTTTCACGCCGCTGAAAATGAACCATACCTATATTTTTCAGGAAAAAGACATTCCGGTAGCAGCACAGTCTTTTTATTACGGTGGGAACAGGTTGTATCCGCTGGACCGGCTGGACCTGATCTACGGCGACAAAAATGCGTATACCACACCAAGGGACCTGCTGAATTTTTCAAAAGCAATGTTCTCCAAGAATTTCCTGAAGCCTGAACTGATGGAAATGGTTTTCACACCGTACAGCAATGAAAAAGCGGGTATGAATAATTACGGCCTGGGTTTCAGGATGAAAATCTATGATAATGGTGAAAAGCTTACCTACCATAACGGATGGTGGCACGGGACCAATTCCGTGTTTGCCCACCTGCTGAAATCCAAGGTGACCATTGTGGCTATCGGCAACTGTTATTCCAACAAAGTCTATTCGGCGCTGGCGTTATCCGGGCTGTTTGAGAACTTCCCACCGCAGCAGGAGAAGCTTCACAGTGTGATGGATGACAACAGGGATACTTTAAACGGGCAACGGGAGTTTTCTGGAGAATAA